The DNA window tccaaatcagaggcgaggcagcaagtcttcagtccaaaaaggtgtttattccaagagaagaagttataaatccatgaggtaccacggggcaactgagaaatctcccccgatcaccctcttttatactcgaggtcaaggtcaccagtgccctaaccctaacccatcatgatcacgcgagactgtcatcttactattctcatttttgtctgacttccataaggcctacaaagtgtctcacccaggcccctatctgtggccttgagtgagctgtagctgcaccaGCTGCTCCCCCACTCCAGCCTTTTTATTATAAAgggagcatcaaaccttggtcttacatcaggctcaaattccctgttaatatagaactgcaaggtgtattctcaaatcaatgtatatgcatgatcatgaccctgtttataTTTGCCACTACATCGTGTAGCAACCAGACAAATCGGCATGGGTTAGGCCCCGGTTATAAGACAACCCCActtttcatattattttcatAGAAATAAACCTCATCCTATATTCGGATCAATACGGTAATGTGCAAAGATTGACATTAACCCCTGACATCTGAGCAGAAATCTAAATCCTTATTCAACCATTTTCTGAATGAATTAGCCCACATTCACTCAGCAGCTAGACATGTTTCCTCTcctgagaagaaaagaggagtaTTTGTCTACAACAAAGATAAAAATAAGTGTCTACAGTAATAAGAAAGTGATGGATATGAATTCTATTCTTACTCTTATTCTGAATATAGTCAACACACtggccctcatttatcaatcTTGCGTGAAAACGGGTACAGATCTGAGCGCAGAAATGGTCATACGACAGGACACACGtgtgatttatgaaacattCATATCTGACCAATCCCAGCATACGAATGATCAGGTCTTGATAAATGCGGAGGCTGAATTTGATCGTCATTAAATATTCCTGGTTCGGAGGCCTCACCCACTGAggtcaaagaaaaaagagaaaaaacactggcaaGAAGACAAACTTTTCCGAGATGGAGATCGGCATCCTGGCAGTGCCGGCACATCAAAGGCACTCTGGTCACTAATGCAATGTTGTGCAAAACTGACCAGTGGCACACTTTCTCTGGGGTATGCAGCAGTGTTCCCCCTGCTGGTCCGAGACAGAGACACCTGCCCCTCAGCAACCTGAAGCGGCTCCACTGTGACCCATGTGTGTGCACTATTGAATCTGCGCTCCTGCTCTGTAGCAGGATTTGCCAGCAGGGTTATTAGGTATTACATTAATTAGTTGTCATGTTAGGCTATTTAGCctatcatatttcattttacaaaaaagtgGTATCAGTAAAaacgtgggttttttttaaattacttttttttattttgttttagtCGTTTTAAGAATCTGTTTTGATCTGTTCTAAATATGTGACTGCTTATGCTTAATGACAGCTGAGGTttgtttaataattattttcagactGCACCACAAATCCACAGACTCAGATTTGCCTACACAAGCTCAGACCTGACGTGAGATCTGATCGTACTTACGCTCATGTCCAGATTAATAAATACCAAAGCTTGCATGGAAATGGTCATACACACGGTTTTCTGCCGTACGTTcgtttgataaatgagggccacTGTGTGCACTTGCACACTGCACCAGTGCAGATCCATACATTTCACCCACGAGCCCTGGTCTGGCTCCAAATGCTCACTTCAGGTGCAGAAGACTGCAGTAAATCTGCGTTGAGACCTTTTCAACATATTAGACAGAGCCTTTGAGCCTTATGGaatctgtgacctctgacctctccgTTTGATCTCCACCTGACTAAAGAATTCAACCAGATCAACATTCACAGCTCCTTTGCAGTCcacatgcaaataaacaaagtaacgCAAActgtggatttaaaaaaatttaataTTCCAAAAATACTTTGATTTTGGCATTTTAGTACATAAACCACCTGGGCCTGTTCCCTTATGgacacagtttgtttgacttttttttgtactttttttagGATATGAAAAGTGTAAAAGAGTGAGCACTGTTCTCAGTGAACCATGTGGAGGACAGGCTACTTCAATGCTAAAAGAACAGTCAGCATGGcatccataaacacacagcaataCTACACATTTTTGAGCCCATTTAAATAGCCGACAGCAATTTTTCAAGTCAAACTGTCTTCAAAGTCCATGATAAAGCAGCTGATAAACAGGCCAGCCcgtttgtcttcctctctggtGGAGACCTGGAGAgtcatttcaagtttctcaACCAGTCTTTTTGGTTAACTTATTCAGTAGTTTATATCCTGCAGACATGGGAGTGGCCTCATGTATGCAAAAGTGTCATCCATGGCTTCCCAGCATTTACCAGCTTTAAtccagatatttaaaaaaatcaacacacagTACAAATGGGGCAACACTGGCCAAACACAGATTTTCAACCCaatgcaggtggtgggagagagagggatgatggacgagctgtcatcactgctggtgcaggagtcccaccccctgcaggacactatctcagcactgggcagctctttcagcaacagactgatacaccctaagtgtgtgaaggagaggtccttccttcctgctgctgtcagactttacaaccagcactgctccatatAGACCTCACTGATCACTGTGCAATACAACTATACAAAACTAATTTCTGGTTTGCTGGTCTGGTTAATTTTGTacaatatcatgtttatatgtagATACAaatctattctatttcttacctttttaattatattgtttagtttttactattgttgtgttttttgtaatattcgTTTGGAtgctgtggcaaacacatttccctgtttgtgggacaataaaggaatactgattctgaaaTGGAACTGAAACACTGTCCCCAGAATGAGCAGCTGTTaccgcttcttcttctgttttagCGATTTCCTTCTCTTCAGGATCATTTCATACAGTTTGTCCATACCCTCATGAAGCCCCTCACCTATAATAGCACATGCAGGTTGGATGTGATAGGTAATGGAGGGGGTGAGGTCGTGCAGAGCCAGCTGCTTCTCAATATCTGCCACTGGAAGAGATTTGGGTAGGTCCTGTTTGTTGGCGATGACCAGCAGTGGTGTACCCTGGTTCTCTGCAAACTTGGTGACTTTGTGCAGTTCAGTCTTGGCCTCCTCCAGCCTGTCGACATCCACAGAGTCCACAACATAAATGATCCCATCAGTGCACCGGCTGTAGGATTTCCAAAGGGGTCTTAGCTTCTCCTGGCCTCCCACATCCCAGAAGTGACAGCTGATGCCCTTTGCCGTGCTGTTACTCAGTTTGATCTTTTCAGTGTTGAATCCGATCGTTGGAACCGTGTTGACAAATTCATTAAATTTGAGTCTATAAAGAACTGTGGTCTTACCCGCAGAGTCCAACCCCAGCATGACAATGTGTAGAGACTGGAAGGCAGAGATGTTTGAGAAGCTATTGCCcattttttcctgctgctgctggaaggtTATATCCAGCAATTGTGTTGGAAAACAAACCGGTGCTCAGATCCCGCTCATGAATACTAAcaattgttattattaaaatcTTCAGGTCCAGAGTGGGGAGGTGCGCAGCGAAGCAGGGCCGGTGTCTGGATGACTATGTGCTGTGGCCCTCAGCGGTGGCGGAAGACGGGTGCGCCTCGACAGGACGCAGTGTCGTTCATTAGTAATCACCTCACGGACTCATATCCATTTGGCGACAAGAAGCTCCGGTGTCAAAACACTGCTTCGGGAAAGTGTGGAGGTGTCAGCGCCAGAAAGATCAACGTGGAACACAACGCTTTACCAGCCTTAAAACCCCCTCTGTATCCGCTCTAGTGATTCAGTCCAGTCCTCCCCACCGTCAAACTCCCTCTAAACAAATACATTCACCATCCAGGATCCGAACTTCGCCCTTAGATTGTGGTCGACCCGGGAAAATAACGTCCACCAAGAAGACACCGATTCAGAAAGCAGTCGGCACTGCCGCTgcagctgcacaacaacaaGACCGCAGAACAAGAGCTCCACCCCACCGGGACATGTggcgcgcgcgcgcgcgcgcacacacacacacacacacacacacacacacacgcatacacacacacacacacacacacacacagactacaagttaaaaaaaaatatctgctgcaATGAGTGTTCAGAACAACATCTGTGGAATAAAACGGCGCCAGGCTGCCGTTACAGACAATCAGTAATATCTTTCAATTcaatgacaaagagaaaagcaacCCGAGATAACAAATGTAACACAGTGTAATAACGCATAAAGGCATGTATGTGTCCTGACCgacaaaaaacaatgtataGTCCACTGTGTCCATGGCGAGCTTCTTGACTCAATCACGGGCAACGACGCCATCTTATGGTTGAAAAGAGCAACACCATGAAGTCGCAAAGGTTTTGTATTAATGAATAGATTTAAATACAAGTTTATCAAGTTGATATTTAAACGCAGAAAACCAAATGAATGACATACACCGTTGTTCTTATAGCTGTGACCATTATcccacacagcaaaacaattaATTCAAAGACTGAGAATTAAATTCAGACCAAGTAATGATTCTAAAAgcaaattaattttaaatttgtataaaatgtcttcacatcCAAACAGTAagcaaaatataaacatataaaaatcCATGGTCTGCAGAGCCACAGGGCTGTAATAACTTCATTCAGTCAACTTGAACGGCGAAGATATTGTCTGTATGGCCTACCTGTCATAatgggccaaaaaaaaaaaaaaatggtaaatatGTATATAGATCAGTGCTGTCACGGCCACTGTCAGCACAGTATGTGAACGAGAATCATGAGTGAGTGACAGCTCAAAAGGTGATTCACGTAGTCAGCGAACGTGAATCATGTTTGTGAACGTGAGTGAACGTGATTcacgacctgctgaggacgtgaatcaccAAGGACGTGAATCACTCATGATTTGTGTCGCTGGGAATCATGTTTGCGaacgtgagtgacttttactgtgcagtaaaatcacttaacatgatgctacatggatgttagcaacacagtgctaattttagcagtacggttactgaacgtgaatcagGGGCGATTCTAGGGCCACAGCTTCAGGGGTGCTGAGCACCCAATGAGTCCAACTACCACCATCCAcccttttttctcacaaaaacaaaaaatatgtctattgaaaattaacattttaacattggtCCAGCTAACTTCAAAACCAATTGTTTCTTTAGCTCAACACTTTTACATAGGTATGATTGGCAAAGGGcaaaatagaatgaaaacatttttgagaaagATTGTTTTGAAGCAGTGGTTCTCTGAGTTGCTAACCTAGCAACACTAGCGGGGTCCGGggggaacattttgaaaaataaccctttaaaggtgacacattatgctcatttctgcttcctgacatgGTTCCCTGATGTCTAAATGAAATGTTAGTAACATGCTTTGGTCGAAAAAGCTTACAGCCCTCCTCCAGGCGGCCGGTTTCAGTGCCTCCCTccttttaaatgctaatgagctactaCATGCACCGCCCAAAGATGTATTTGCGCCGcccacctctccctgcctgcgGAAGACGTGAGGGCGGCattgtgtgaccatggcaacggctGAGTTACCGGAAGAAATGGCCGCCGGACAACAAACTGCGGTGCAACCGTACATGTTCGAGCCGGAGTCCgacccagaacaacaagaggctccagaagaagttcagcagccaagaatgaacatggatgtttctcagtggttagtagtttactcttttttttttttttttacctcgacttacttgttacttgttactgCATAGACAAACGGAAGTTTTACGGGCTTAGTAGGCGTCTGCCCCGTGCTGTTACAGATAacaacccccttctcctgccCCGAGTGTTTACATAACAAAGCTTAGCCAAACCTCGACTGGCGTTTACTGCTCTGCAGTTGCAGTAACACGGatgcaatttagcaattgcCGTTACGAGAGAAAGGCGTAACCCCGCcttattatttacctttatgtggccaggtaagtcaattgagaacctGCTCTTATTTGCAGGGACGACCTGTAATTACCTAGCAATGtccaacaactgtagttttTAATAAGCCACAGTAGCCTCCCGTCACCTCTCTACTAGCAGAATTGTTTTTGAACCGGTTCCAAcagtttataaactttaaatattacaaaagaagaATGTGATTGATTGGCTATGTAGTTTCCAATGAATGATATtaattctgcttaaaaacaggtgCTCCTGTGGCAGTTGTGAACAAGTGCCTACAGAGCCCgagaatatctgctgtattgaaataaaacaagtaagtgtgaacactgggcaaacaaggttgttattttgcagtctcttttctttaatccattgtcactcacttacctttCATAACTTCTAGGTTACACAAAgactaagttacagcagcttcctgagcaaccatcatgcatgctggaccatcctggcctagaacctgtctgcctgaatgtgttttcaccgcagaatgcactgaacatttatcgggCAGACTACGGACCTTTACGTCTGAGGGGAATAGTGCAGTAAGCTTTTTAGGCCCATaaatttattgcaaaagtgttatgaagtacataactgcttcctctgttttacattgcttatagtttatctttactatcttttacttggtaacatgaaaactacatatcaaacaatgaaaacacacagaacagttgggagatatgttttattgcaagaaacaattgta is part of the Acanthopagrus latus isolate v.2019 chromosome 9, fAcaLat1.1, whole genome shotgun sequence genome and encodes:
- the LOC119025642 gene encoding ADP-ribosylation factor-like protein 4C isoform X2; this encodes MGNSFSNISAFQSLHIVMLGLDSAGKTTVLYRLKFNEFVNTVPTIGFNTEKIKLSNSTAKGISCHFWDVGGQEKLRPLWKSYSRCTDGIIYVVDSVDVDRLEEAKTELHKVTKFAENQGTPLLVIANKQDLPKSLPVADIEKQLALHDLTPSITYHIQPACAIIGEGLHEGMDKLYEMILKRRKSLKQKKKR
- the LOC119025642 gene encoding ADP-ribosylation factor-like protein 4C isoform X1; its protein translation is MGNSFSNISAFQSLHIVMLGLDSAGKTTVLYRLKFNEFVNTVPTIGFNTEKIKLSNSTAKGISCHFWDVGGQEKLRPLWKSYSRCTDGIIYVVDSVDVDRLEEAKTELHKVTKFAENQGTPLLVIANKQDLPKSLPVADIEKQLALHDLTPSITYHIQPACAIIGSRVLEPIPILTLRDEQLFTLTLTFCLCLDCASWSIQRASIQAHAPTSSQTQDLLAVGQQR